The Lycium barbarum isolate Lr01 chromosome 10, ASM1917538v2, whole genome shotgun sequence genome includes a region encoding these proteins:
- the LOC132613727 gene encoding uncharacterized protein LOC132613727 isoform X2: protein MFLGTSRGRAAQSGGPSVQIELVELQQHVDKMEESLNVLLAYVEAEKFRRSMKAKNKQENLKEKVPALVERSAINKVNVRAERTAKIPSPAAEVKQVDIPRPITVIEKVEVTRPASEVKKLEKVKLSMPVAQADMAADVPVPTVEVEKAKDLPAHVNEKDASETSQADVEFDSEKVVSGVLAQINCSLDK, encoded by the exons ATGTTTCTTGGGACGTCTAGGGGTCGTGCCGCACAAAGTGGGGGCCCATCAGTGCAGATAGAGCTGGTCGAATTGCAGCAGCATGTGGATAAAATGGAGGAGTCTCTGAATGTTCTTCTCGCTTATGTGGAGGCGGAAAAATTTAGAAGGAGCATGAAGGCGAAGAATAAGCAAGAGAATCTCAAAGAGAAAG TGCCAGCACTTGTGGAACGATCTGCTATCAACAAAGTGAATGTACGTGCTGAGCGAACTGCTAAGATCCCTAGTCCAGCTGCCGAGGTTAAGCAGGTTGATATCCCTAGACCAATTACTGTTATTGAGAAGGTTGAGGTCACTAGACCAGCTTCTGAAGTTAAGAAACTTGAGAAGGTTAAGCTCTCTATGCCTGTTGCTCAAGCTGATATGGCAGCAGATGTTCCTGTGCCAACTGTTGAAGTTGAAAAGGCAAAAGATCTCCCTGCTCATGTTAATGAGAAGGATGCTAGTGAGACAAGTCAAGCTGATGTTGAGTTTGACTCTGAAAAAGTTGTGTCAGGCGTCCTCGCCCAGATTAATTGTTCTTTGGACAAGTGA
- the LOC132613727 gene encoding uncharacterized protein LOC132613727 isoform X1 has protein sequence MFLGTSRGRAAQSGGPSVQIELVELQQHVDKMEESLNVLLAYVEAEKFRRSMKAKNKQENLKEKGEHVDFFCKYDAICILFNYVQKNSVPALVERSAINKVNVRAERTAKIPSPAAEVKQVDIPRPITVIEKVEVTRPASEVKKLEKVKLSMPVAQADMAADVPVPTVEVEKAKDLPAHVNEKDASETSQADVEFDSEKVVSGVLAQINCSLDK, from the coding sequence ATGTTTCTTGGGACGTCTAGGGGTCGTGCCGCACAAAGTGGGGGCCCATCAGTGCAGATAGAGCTGGTCGAATTGCAGCAGCATGTGGATAAAATGGAGGAGTCTCTGAATGTTCTTCTCGCTTATGTGGAGGCGGAAAAATTTAGAAGGAGCATGAAGGCGAAGAATAAGCAAGAGAATCTCAAAGAGAAAGGTGAACATGTTGATTTTTTTTGTAAGTATGATGCAATTTGCATTCTTTTTAATTATGTCCAAAAAAATTCAGTGCCAGCACTTGTGGAACGATCTGCTATCAACAAAGTGAATGTACGTGCTGAGCGAACTGCTAAGATCCCTAGTCCAGCTGCCGAGGTTAAGCAGGTTGATATCCCTAGACCAATTACTGTTATTGAGAAGGTTGAGGTCACTAGACCAGCTTCTGAAGTTAAGAAACTTGAGAAGGTTAAGCTCTCTATGCCTGTTGCTCAAGCTGATATGGCAGCAGATGTTCCTGTGCCAACTGTTGAAGTTGAAAAGGCAAAAGATCTCCCTGCTCATGTTAATGAGAAGGATGCTAGTGAGACAAGTCAAGCTGATGTTGAGTTTGACTCTGAAAAAGTTGTGTCAGGCGTCCTCGCCCAGATTAATTGTTCTTTGGACAAGTGA
- the LOC132613911 gene encoding cytochrome P450 77A1, producing MEYFIFTAFAFLLTFFIILLTQKTKSKNRNLPPGPPGWPVVGNLFQVAGSGKQFFEYIRDLKPKYGSIFTLKMGARTMIVITSADLAYEALITKGQIFATRPKENPTKTIFSCNKFTVNAASYGPVWRSLRKNMVQNMLSSSRLKEFRNCRELAMNKMIERIRMDAQANNNVVWVLKNARFAVFWILVAMCFGVEMEEKMVETVDQMMKEVLVVLNPRVDDYLPMLSLFVGYKQRKRVKEVRKRQIKTLVPLIEKRRKAVQNPGSDKTAASFSYLDTLFDVKVEGRKSGPTNPELVTLCSEFLNGGTDTTATALEWAIGRLIENPSIQDKMYEEIKKVVGDKKVDENDMEKMPYLNAVVKELLRKHPPTYFTLTHTVTDPVKLGGYDIPMDANVEFFTHGISHDPNVWSDPDKFDPDRFLSGREDADITGVTGVKMMPFGVGRRICPGLGMATVHVNLMLARMVQEFEWFAYPEDSKVDFSEKLEFTVVMKNPLRAKVKPRV from the exons ATGGAGTACTTCATTTTCACAGCTTTCGCCTTTCTCCTCACATTTTTCATCATCCTGTTAACCCAAAAAACCAAATCCAAGAACCGGAATCTTCCTCCAGGTCCACCGGGTTGGCCGGTTGTTGGCAACCTTTTTCAAGTCGCCGGTTCCGGTAAGCAATTCTTCGAATACATTAGAGATCTCAAACCTAAATATGGTTCAATTTTCACACTCAAAATGGGTGCACGTACTATGATTGTTATCACTAGTGCTGATTTAGCTTACGAAGCTTTAATCACAAAGGGTCAAATTTTCGCTACCCGTCCGAAAGAAAACCCGACCAAAACAATCTTCAGTTGCAACAAATTCACCGTCAATGCAGCGAGTTACGGTCCGGTGTGGCGGTCCCTTAGAAAAAATATGGTACAAAACATGCTTAGTTCGAGTAGATTGAAAGAATTTCGCAATTGTAGAGAACTGGCTATGAATAAAATGATCGAAAGAATTCGTATGGATGCTCAGGCCAATAACAACGTTGTTTGGGTGCTGAAGAACGCGCGTTTCGCAGTGTTTTGGATTCTTGTGGCTATGTGTTTTGGTGTTGAAATGGAAGAGAAAATGGTTGAAACTGTTGATCAAATGATGAAGGAGGTTTTGGTTGTGCTTAATCCCAGGGTGGATGATTATCTTCCGATGTTGAGCTTATTTGTTGGTTACAAACAACGTAAAAGAGTTAAAGAAGTTCGTAAACGACAAATCAAAACCCTCGTCCCTTTGATCGAGAAACGTCGTAAAGCCGTACAAAATCCTGGGTCCGACAAGACTGCAGCCTCGTTTTCGTATCTAGACACTTTGTTCGACGTTAAAGTCGAAG GTAGAAAGTCAGGACCGACAAATCCAGAGCTCGTAACACTATGTTCGGAGTTTTTGAACGGTGGGACCGACACGACGGCTACGGCATTAGAGTGGGCCATAGGGAGATTGATCGAAAACCCTAGCATACAAGATAAAATGTACGAAGAGATCAAAAAAGTAGTGGGTGATAAAAAGGTTGACGAGAATGATATGGAAAAGATGCCCTACTTAAACGCTGTTGTAAAGGAGCTTTTACGTAAACACCCACCAACATACTTTACACTAACCCATACAGTAACTGATCCAGTTAAATTGGGTGGGTATGACATACCTATGGATGCTAACGTGGAGTTTTTCACACACGGGATTTCTCATGACCCGAACGTTTGGTCCGACCCGGATAAGTTTGATCCGGATAGGTTTTTATCCGGGCGGGAGGACGCGGACATAACGGGCGTCACAGGGGTGAAGATGATGCCATTCGGAGTAGGGCGAAGGATTTGTCCGGGATTGGGAATGGCAACGGTGCATGTGAACTTGATGTTGGCCCGAATGGTTCAAGAATTTGAATGGTTCGCTTACCCGGAAGATAGTAAAGTGGATTTTAGTGAGAAGTTGGAGTTTACTGTGGTGATGAAAAATCCATTACGAGCTAAGGTCAAGCCAAGAGTGTAA
- the LOC132612713 gene encoding uncharacterized mitochondrial protein AtMg00810-like — MWIFRHKEHSDGSFERHKARHPVVKPATIRTVLSLALSNAWPIHQLDVKNAFLHGELKETVHMHQPVGFRDPTHLDYVCSLKKSLYGLKQAPQACKSDHSLFIYRKGIDMAYLLLYVDDIILTTLSDDLRKSIMTLLNSEFAMKDLGPLNYFLGIAVTRHAGGLFLSQKKHAEEIIERASMSSCRPSATPVDTKPKLSATSTSPFKDPSLYRSLAGALQYLTFTRPDISYAVQQICLFMHNPMEVYMNSLKRIVRYIKGTLDHGLHLYPSKPTTLISYTDADWGGCPDTRRSTSGYCVFLGDNLISWSAKRQATMSRSSAEAEYRGVANVVGESCWLRNLLLELHCPI, encoded by the exons atgtggatttttagaCATAAAGAACACTCTGACGGTtcctttgagaggcataaagcccgacat CCAGTGGTGAAACCGGCGACCATCCGCACTGTTCTCAGTCTAGCGCTCTCTAATGCTTGGCCTATTCACCAACTTGATGTGAAAAATGCTTTCTTACATGGTGAACTCAAGGAAACTGTCCACATGCATCAACCCGTGGGTTTTCGAGACCCCACACATCTTGACTATGTTTGCTCACTAAAGAAGTCCTTATATGGCCTCAAGCAAGCTCCCCAAGCCTG CAAGTCTGATCATTCTCTGTTCATCTACCGAAAAGGTATTGATATGGCGTATCTTCTTttgtatgtggatgatatcatcttAACTACCCTCTCTGATGATCTTCGCAAGTCAATCATGACACTTCTTAACtctgaatttgctatgaaggatttgggaccACTCAATTATTTCTTGGGAATAGCAGTTACTCGTCATGCTGGTGGTTTATTTTTATCTCAAAAGAAGCACGCTGAAGAGATCATAGAACGAGCTAGCATGTCGTCTTGTAGGCCAAGTGCCACTCCAGTTGACACCAAACCGAAGTTAAGTGCCACCTCTACCTCACCGTTTAAGGATCCTTCACTTTATCGCAGCCTGGCAGGTGCACTGCAATATCTCACGTTCACGAGACCAGATATTTCGTATGCCGTGCAACAAATTTGTCTATTCATGCATAACCCGATGGAGGTCTACATGAATTCTCTCAAACGTATTGTGCGCTATATTAAGGGCACCCTTGATCATGGCTTGCATCTTTATCCATCTAAACCCACCACTCTCATTTCGTATAcggatgcagattggggtggttgtccgGATACCAGGCGTTCGACTTCTGGTTATTGTGTCTTTCTTGGTGATAATCTCATTTCTTGGTCCGCCAAGCGGCAGGCCACCATGTCTCGATCTAGTGCGGAGGCCGAATATCGAGGGGTAGCCAATGTTGTTGGTGAGTCTTGTTGGCTACGCAATCTGCTTCTAGAACTTCATTGTCCAATATGA